A window of Eikenella corrodens contains these coding sequences:
- a CDS encoding efflux transporter outer membrane subunit, protein MPTSKLLPIALALLLTACSATQIDRQSSITLPENFQHTGQADSAPDLTRWWQQWPDPQLGRLIEQGLQHNYSIAIARSRLEEARATARLAEADLLPSAGLAADAKGYRNHRRDPYLGNGGNLTSASFRAAWEPDVFGQKRSDADAARAAALGSQEQLHGSRLLVSAQIAEHYLRAAHIRQQQALVSQQLSTLHELARYTAGRFNAGHATAHDTTAIAAQIQALQARQSTLQAQFDAQQRSIAVLIGQTPQSFRLDSDAMRQAALLQHLPSPPQGIRPGSLLNQRPDLRARAAEIQARSAQLASAKADLLPRFDIQFLWQTGRIELNSDLAPFNRARSGNGGLFSIGVQLPLFTAGRIRANIQAADARLQTALLQYDQTLLQALADVDNAYQAQHALNTQQQELQQAERTAQQQVRNDRQLFRYGRKTLDTALQSQLSAHGFSQNLLDNQLAAGLNLLNLYKAIGSGWQEEGTQSEPTEAAAK, encoded by the coding sequence ATGCCCACCTCCAAACTCCTCCCCATCGCCCTCGCCCTCCTCCTCACTGCCTGCTCCGCCACCCAAATCGACCGCCAATCCAGCATCACGCTACCTGAAAACTTCCAACACACCGGCCAGGCCGATTCCGCCCCCGATTTAACCCGCTGGTGGCAGCAATGGCCCGACCCCCAGCTTGGCCGCCTCATCGAACAAGGCCTGCAGCACAACTACAGCATCGCCATTGCCCGCAGCCGGCTCGAAGAAGCCCGCGCCACCGCCCGCCTGGCCGAAGCCGACCTCCTGCCCAGCGCCGGCCTCGCCGCCGATGCCAAAGGCTACCGCAACCACCGCCGCGACCCCTACCTCGGCAACGGCGGCAACCTCACCTCCGCCAGCTTCCGTGCCGCCTGGGAGCCCGACGTCTTCGGCCAGAAACGCAGCGACGCCGATGCCGCCCGCGCCGCCGCCCTCGGCAGCCAAGAGCAGCTCCACGGCAGCCGACTGCTCGTTTCCGCCCAAATCGCCGAACACTACCTGCGCGCCGCCCACATCCGGCAGCAGCAAGCCCTCGTTTCCCAACAGCTCTCCACCCTGCACGAACTGGCGCGCTATACCGCCGGCCGCTTCAACGCCGGCCACGCCACCGCCCACGACACCACCGCCATTGCCGCCCAAATCCAAGCCCTGCAAGCCCGCCAAAGCACCCTCCAAGCCCAGTTCGACGCCCAACAGCGCAGCATCGCCGTGCTCATCGGCCAAACCCCGCAAAGCTTCCGCCTCGATAGCGACGCCATGCGACAAGCCGCCCTGCTGCAACACCTGCCCAGCCCGCCGCAAGGCATCCGGCCCGGCAGCCTTCTCAACCAACGCCCCGACCTGCGCGCCCGCGCCGCCGAAATCCAAGCCCGCAGCGCCCAGCTCGCCAGCGCCAAAGCCGACCTCCTCCCCCGCTTCGACATCCAATTCCTCTGGCAAACCGGCCGCATCGAGCTCAACAGCGACCTCGCCCCCTTCAACCGCGCCCGCAGCGGCAACGGCGGCCTCTTCAGCATCGGCGTACAGCTCCCCCTCTTCACCGCCGGCCGCATCCGCGCCAACATCCAAGCCGCCGACGCCCGCCTGCAAACCGCCCTGCTGCAATACGACCAAACCCTGCTGCAAGCCCTCGCCGACGTAGACAACGCCTACCAGGCCCAACACGCCCTCAACACCCAGCAGCAAGAATTGCAGCAGGCCGAACGCACCGCGCAGCAGCAAGTGCGCAACGACCGCCAGCTATTCCGCTACGGCCGCAAAACCCTCGACACCGCCCTACAATCCCAACTCAGCGCCCACGGCTTCAGCCAAAATCTGCTCGACAACCAACTCGCCGCCGGCCTCAATCTGCTCAACCTCTACAAAGCCATCGGCAGCGGCTGGCAGGAAGAAGGCACCCAGTCCGAGCCAACTGAAGCGGCAGCTAAATAG